The stretch of DNA GTTCTCGATGTCCTAACTAAATATCAAGAATCCGCCGCCCGTGTTAACCGTGCATTTGCCAAAGCTGTAACTGAATGTGGCTGCGTACAAGTTACTGCATCCCGTCAACAAGTTCCTTCGGATGCTGAATACAGCGATATCAAGCGCTTTATGTCTTCACATCTATCTGGCAAACCGTGTGATCACTGCCAGGAAATTATTGGGAAAGAATTAGGCCATAGTATTTTTTACCTCACAGCCTTGTGTAACTTGGGTGGTGTAAGCCTTGCCGAAGTCATGGAGCAAGAGTGTAAAAATGTCACAACTTTAGGAGTATTCCATTTGACCTAAAAATTGAATAGCAGCCGCAAGGCTGCATTTTTTATTACATAAACAAAGGAAAGAGCGGTTATGATACACCTAACGATAAATATCGCGAGGTGTAACTATGCGCTTGATAGCTTTCTTAATAGCCTTACTGTTTATCTGCGGATCATCAATTTCTGCGGCTAACTTTATTCCTAACGCTAGTGATGAACTAGATTCCGGCTATATCACTGTCGTAGATGAATCCGGAGATATTGTTATGCAGACAGGCCTCACCATCCGACCAGGTGACCAGTATATCAGTGAAGACAACCGCCTTTACGAAATAACTGCGGTGGAAGGCTTACTAGCAAGTGCGCGCTTCGTTCGGAATGAAGCTGATATCGCGATGGAGACTGTTGCCATTCCAGCACAGACGCCAACCGATACACCGCCTCAATTAATCGCGGTTTACCACACCCATACCGATGAGTCTTATATTCCGACTGACGGAAGTTCTACCATGCCTGGTAAAGGAACGATCATGCTGGTCGGTGACGCCTTTCAAAAAAGGCTGGAAGAGCTGGGTTATCAGGTAACACATAGCAAAACTTTGCATGACCCCCATGATGCCAATGCTTATCAGCGCTCGCGCCGGACGTTTATGAAGCTGCTCAATGAGCAGCCGGTAGCCTTATTCGACATCCATCGCGACAGTGCGCCATTAAAAGTCTATAGCACAACAATTAATGGCCAGCCAGCAGCAAAGCTATTATTAGTGGTCGGCAGGCAAAATCAAAATAGAGCAACAACCTTGAATTATGCAAAGAAAATCAAAGCAGCCACCGATGCTAAGTATCGGGGACTGGTTAGAGGCATTTTTATCGCCCACGGGAACTATAATCAAGATTTAAACCCCCGTGCCATGCTGGTTGAAGTGGGCACACAATACAATTCCCGAGAGGCAGCCGAGTACAGTGTTGCCTTGTTAGCTGATGCTGTCCCATCATTTTTAAAGGTTGCTACCAAAAACAGCGCTTCCGCAGCTGGGCCGGCTGATCCCGAAGTCAGCGATGTCACGCCTGCAGAGGAATCTTATGGAAGTGATATGTTATATATTATTGGGGCTCTCATCATTGGTTCTTTAGGTTATCTGTATCTAAGTACCGGAAGTTGGAGTGAAGCAAAAAACAAACTAAATAATTTTTTCAAATATGAATTTAGAGATATTTGGGGCTCCCGTCGTAAACGCAAATAAAGAAGGAGGCTGCTGGCAATGCTTAAACGGCGATTTTTCTTTATTGCGGGAGCACTGCTGCTTGTCAGTATTATCGCAATTGGTTCACTGCATCTGCTCCCCTTGGAAAATTTTCTGCTTATTCAGCAGAAACCTGAGCAAGCTCCGCAAAAAGTCTATGATTATTATATTATTATCGATGAACAAACTGGCAATCATTTAATGGCTGTTCCTCTGGTGGTTGGTATTGGCGATGAAGTCTTATCTGAGGACAACAAGCTGTATCGTGTTGTCCGGGTAGAAGAAAACCAGGCCTACGCCCGGTTTGTGAGAGATGTTATTTTGGATAATAAATAGTCACATCTATATTTGACGGTCCAGCACTGCCTGCTCCCGCAGTCGCTTGAGACCGTCTTTTATTGATTTGGCCCGAACCTCACCAATTCCTTCAACATCATCAAGTTCGGCAATGCTGGCATTATAAATATGATGCAACGTTTTAAACCGTGCTACTAGATTTTCCACTACTGCCATTGGCAGTCGAGGAATATGGGTTAGCAGCCGGTAGCCACGAGGAACAACGGGAATGTCAATCGAGTTGGCTGTAACACCGAATCCCAGAATCCTACACACCGTATAAGGATCCAGACTTTCTTCCGGCAATGCTGATAATTGCTCTCGAATCGAAATATGAGTATGATCGTCAACACTTAAGCAATAATCTTTTATCAAATAAAAAATATCATCTTCGTCTGAGATCAATTCTTCCATCTGCATGCTCACTAATCGTCCTTCAGCACCCAATTCAACGATATTGTGTTCAATTTCTCTGGCAATCCGGCTTACCTGCTCGGCGCGAATAAGAGGTCCGGCAACATCAGCCAATGTCACAAGATCCTCAAACTCCAGCGCATTCAGATGGGTTAATCCTCTTTTTAATACTGCTTGATATTTTTCAAAAGTTTGCAAAGCCTGATTGGCGCGATTTAAGATAACCGTGATATCCTTTAAAACATAACGCAAATTCCCGACATAAACCGATATTAAATTACGTCGTTGTGAAATAGAAATGACGAGTGCACCAGTTTGTCTAGCCACTCTCTCAGCCGTACGATGCCGTGTGCCAGTCTCCGATGTGGCAATCGCCGCTTCTGGTACTAGTTGAGCATTGGCATATAAGATTTTTTTTGCATCATGAGACAATATAATGGCGCCATCCATTTTCGCTAATTCATAAAAAGCTGACGGGCTGTAATCACAATTGAGTAAAAATCCGCCATCAACAATCTCCATAATCGACGGGCTATCGCCAACAACCACCAACGCACCCATTTTTGCCCGCAGAATATTTTCTAAACCTTCCCGCAGCGGCATTCCTGGGGCCAGTGATTTAATAATATTAATAAACTTTCCATCCCATAAGCGCTCTACTTTGAGTATTGTCATGTTACTTGCCTCCAACGCCGCCTGAAACACTGCAAGAATGAGTACCACCGCTAACATTAGTTTGCCCAAACAGCTATCTATTAGTTACCATAATTTTCATAGTAGGATAATAATTACACCAATTCTTTTAAAATCCTTCTCAAAAAGCCAATAATTTTATTAGTAAATGGCTAATAAAATTATTGGCTTTTCTCTTTAAAACGAATTTTTTTCTTTATTGCAATCCTACATCGAGCGCTTCAACGACTGTCTCTACGCCAATTAACTCAATAGAATGGATTTTAGGTAGATTTTTTAAATTTCCGCGCGGAAGTATTACCCGCTTGAACCCCATCTTAGCAGCCTCACGAATCCGGGACTCAGCCTGTGACACAGCCCTTACTTCACCAGCTAAACCCACTTCGCCGAAAATGACCGTTCCTTCCATGGTTTGCCGATCACGGAAGCTAGAAGCAAGGGCTAAAGTCAGCCCTAAATCCACCGCAGGCTCATCAACTTTTATACCTCCGGCTATTTTCACATAGACATCAGAGGTTCCAAGCATCAGTCCCACTCGTTTTTCTAATACAGCCAGCAATAATTGAATCCGCTTAATATCCACATAATCAGCCGTACGTCTAGGCGGCATAAACGGAGAATCACTCACCAAAGCCTGAATTTCAACTAATAATGGCCTTGTTCCCTCAACAGTTGGAATCACGACACTGCCAGGAACATCCATAGGACGTTCAGATAAAAATAATTTTGAGGCATCAGGAACATCGACTAAACCTTCGCCCCGCATCTCAAATAACCCAATTTCATTCGTACTGCCAAAACGGTTTTTCACAGCCCGCAACACTCGAAACTGGGCATTCCGGTCACCCTCAAAATATAATACTGTATCGACAATATGCTCAAGCACCCGCGGGCCAGCCAGAGCTCCATCTTTGGTAACATGCCCGACAACGAAAGTCGCTATAGCATTGTTTTTAGCCAGACGCAATAGTTGCACTGCACTTTCTCTTACCTGACTGACACTCCCAGGAGCACTTTGCAATTCCGGCCTAAATACAGTCTGAATAGAATCGATAACTAATAATTCCGGCTTCATTTTGACGGCTTGTTGTTCAATCACTTCGAGATTTGTCTCACTTAGAACATACAAATTCTCATGCAGTGCGTCCAGCCGGTCGGCTCTAAGACGGACTTGACGAACACTTTCTTCACCAGTAACGTATAAAACTTTGCCTCGGGCCTTTGCAATATGGGCACAATTTTTCAAAGTTAGACTAGATTTACCCACACCAGGATCACCAACAATCAATACCATTGAGCCTGGTATGATCCCGCCGCCTAACACGCGGTCAAGCTCACCTGAGCCAGTTTCAAAGCGCGGCATATCTTCAATCGCAACCTCGGCAATTGGAACCGGATTTTGCCCGTCCGACAAACCTAACGTTAAGCCGCTCCGGCCTGTTTCAATTTTTACAACCTCTTCAACCATGCTATTCCAAGCTCCACAGCCAGGACAACGCCCCAGCCATTTCGGTGAATCATACCCACACTCTTGGCAACAAAACGCAGTTTTGCGCTTACTCATCACTTATTAACCCCTTCCAAAACGAAAAGCACTCTTTAAGAGTGCTTTTCGTGATTGGCTATTTTATTTCCTGCACCGGCGAAGCCTCATTCTCTTTCTTTGAGAAGTTGAGTTTTCCTTCCTCATCAGCATCCACTAGAATGGTTGTTCCGGCTACGGCTTCACTCCGCAGCATCATTTCGGCAATCTCATCTTCCACAAGCTTTTGAATGGCTCGACGCAATGGACGTGCTCCATAAGCATAGTCTCGTCCCTCTTTTAATAGCTCGCCTTTTGCCTTTTCCGTTACTTCTAAGGTAATATCAGTGTCGTTCAGACGTTTGGTAACATCCTCGAGCATGATATCAACAATCTTAATCAGTTCTTTATCAGTTAGGCTGCTAAATACGATGAGTTCATCCACTCTATTGAGAAATTCAGGTCTGAAAGTACGCTTTACTTCATCAAGAACACGGCTTTTCGCATTTTGCTCGGTATCTGAAGCACGGCTTTCTGTCAAAAAGCCCATGGTTCCAGTATCTTGTTTCAAATGTTTAGCGCCTACATTCGAGGTCATGATGATAACTGTATTTTTAAAATCAACCGTTCTGCCCTGACTGTCAGTCAACCGGCCATCTTCTAATACCTGCAGCAAAATATTGAAGACATCATAGTGCGCTTTTTCGATTTCATCCAACAGAATGACTGCATAAGGCTTACGGCGAATAGCATCCGTTAACTGCCCGCCTTCTTCATATCCGACATATCCCGGAGGTGCCCCCACCAAGCGCGATACGGTATGCTTCTCCATATATTCGGACATATCAAGACGAATCATGGCTGTTTCATCACCAAATAGTGCTGCAGCCAAAGCTCTGGCTAATTCTGTCTTACCCACACCAGTCGGACCAAGGAAAATAAATGAACCAATTGGGCGTTTAGGATCTTTCAGCCCAGCTCTTGCTCTTCTCACTGCGCGTGAAACTGCTTTAACAGCATCATCTTGACCAATCAAACGATCATGGAGAATATCCTCTAATTTTAACAAGCGTTCGGCTTCGCCCTCAGTCATTTTCTTAACTGGGATTCCAGTCCAGGATGCTACCACATGGGCAATATCCTCGGCAGTAACCACACTTCGACCGCTTTGACGCTCACGCCATTCTTTTTGTTTGTTTTCCAGTTCTGACTTAAGGCGTCCTTCTTCATCACGAAGTTGTGCCGCCCGCTCATATTCTTGCGCTGTGATAGCTGCTTCTTTTTCAGCGCGTAATTTTTCTAATTTCTTTTCAGTCTCCTGAACATCCGTTGGTGCTGAAAAAGATTGCAGTCGCACCCGCGAAGCCGCTTCGTCCATTAAATCAATGGCTTTGTCCGGTAAAAACCGATCCGAGATATACCGATGAGACAATTTAACCGCTGCATCAATAGCCTCATCGGTAATTTGGGCACGATGAAAAGCCTCATATTTGTCACGAATTCCCTTAAGAATGATGACTGCATCTTCTACCGATGGTTCACCAACAACAATGGGCTGAAAGCGTCGTTCGAGCGCAGCATCTTTTTCAATATATTTTTTATACTCATTGAGCGTAGTGGCACCAATGGCTTGTAACTCACCACGAGCCAGCGCTGGCTTTAAAATATTAGCAGCATCAATAGCTCCCTCAGCTGCGCCAGCACCAATCAAGGTGTGCATTTCATCAATAAACAAAATGACATTTCCGGCAGCTCTGATCTCTTCCATCACTTTTTTAAGCCGCTCTTCAAATTCACCGCGGTATTTAGAACCAGCGACCATAGACGCCATGCTTAAAGATACAACTCGCTTGCTGCGTAACACCTCAGGGACTCCTCCCTGAACAATCCGCTGTGCCAAGCCTTCCGCAATCGCGGTCTTACCAACACCTGGTTCACCAATAAGTACAGGATTATTCTTTGTCCGGCGGCTTAAGATTTGAATAACACGGTCAATCTCATTATCCCGGCCAACAACCGGATCAATCTTCCCTTCTTTAGCTAAACTGTTCAAATCACGGCCAAATTCATTTAAATTAGGTGTATTAGCTTGATTGCTTTCAGGCCGCATATTCGGTTTAGGCTGCGGTGCTGCACCACTGTTATTAAAACCACCCAGCATTTCAATAACGACTTGCCTTACGCCATTTAAATCAGCACCGAGACTGGCTAAGACACGACCAGCGACACCTTCCCCCTCACGAATTAGACCTAAGAGGATGTGCTCAGTACCTATATAGTTATGACCTAGAATTTTGGCTTCATCAACAGCCAATTCCATCACTTGTTTAGCCCGAGGCGTATAGCCAGCTTCACTGCCAACACTATCTCCGCGGCCGATAAGCGCCTCAGTTTGGGCCCTCACTGCAGTCAAGTTTATATTCATAGTCGCAAGCGCCTTAGCAGCTAATCCTTCACCCTCAGAGACTAAGCCTAATAACAAGTGTTCGGTTCCAACATACCCATGACTTAGCCGTTTAGCCTCCAATTGGGCTAATTCCAGCACCTTGATAGCTCTACCAGTAAATCTATTATACATATCATTGCCCCTCCTCTGATGTTGGTTCATTTGTATTTTCTAACGTCTCCCGAATCAATTGTGCCCTAAAGCGATTTAATTCGGTTTGACTTAAATCATCATTGCCCAGCAGTTTTTGTAAATAATTTGGTCTTGTAGTAACCACCAATTGATTAAACGACTCAGGTTCAATTTCATCAATAATGTTTAAGTCTACCCCTAGGCGCACTTCACTGAGCAAGGCCAACGCTTCCTGACCGGAAATACTGCGGGCATACCGCAGCAGCCCATAAGCTCGCCAAACCTTATCAGTCAGTGCATCTGGTGAATGCTTATAAAGCGCTTGTCTGGCTGACCGTTCGTGATTAATGATTTGTTTTACAGCACTAGACAAGTTATCAATAATTTCTTGCTCACTAAATCCAAGTGTCAATTGATTGGATATTTGAAAAATATTTCCCGCAGTTTCAGTCCCTTCACCATAAAACCCACGCACTGCTAACCCCAGCTGCGTAGCAGCATTAACAATTCGATTGATCTGCCTGGTAAATACTAATCCTGGCAAATGCATCATCACCGATGCTCGTAGACCAGTACCAAGATTTGTCGGGCAAGCTGTTAAATAACCCATTTGTTCATTAAAGGCAATATCAAGTTTTTCCTCCAAAGTATCATCAATCTGGTGAGCTAATACCAGAGCCTCATCCAAGTTTAAGCCTGGATAGATACATTGAATACGCAAATGATCTTCCTCATTAATCATAATGCTTGCTGTCGCGTCACCGCTGACAAGCAGAGCCCGGTTTTCGGGCAATGAAGCATGATTAGGGCTGATAATATGCTTTTCAACTAATACATTCCGTTCTAGTTGACTTAATTTATCTAATTCAACAAATAAATATTCATTCTCTGTATGTTGCAACAGTTCTTCAACTAAGCCTTGCATCTTTTCTTCCACTTGAGCGAGTTGCCCTGCATCGGCCCGGTTAGGAAAAGGCACTTCGCAAAGATTGCGAGCCAGACGGAT from Sporomusaceae bacterium FL31 encodes:
- a CDS encoding stage II sporulation protein P, with the translated sequence MRLIAFLIALLFICGSSISAANFIPNASDELDSGYITVVDESGDIVMQTGLTIRPGDQYISEDNRLYEITAVEGLLASARFVRNEADIAMETVAIPAQTPTDTPPQLIAVYHTHTDESYIPTDGSSTMPGKGTIMLVGDAFQKRLEELGYQVTHSKTLHDPHDANAYQRSRRTFMKLLNEQPVALFDIHRDSAPLKVYSTTINGQPAAKLLLVVGRQNQNRATTLNYAKKIKAATDAKYRGLVRGIFIAHGNYNQDLNPRAMLVEVGTQYNSREAAEYSVALLADAVPSFLKVATKNSASAAGPADPEVSDVTPAEESYGSDMLYIIGALIIGSLGYLYLSTGSWSEAKNKLNNFFKYEFRDIWGSRRKRK
- the disA gene encoding DNA integrity scanning protein DisA, whose product is MTILKVERLWDGKFINIIKSLAPGMPLREGLENILRAKMGALVVVGDSPSIMEIVDGGFLLNCDYSPSAFYELAKMDGAIILSHDAKKILYANAQLVPEAAIATSETGTRHRTAERVARQTGALVISISQRRNLISVYVGNLRYVLKDITVILNRANQALQTFEKYQAVLKRGLTHLNALEFEDLVTLADVAGPLIRAEQVSRIAREIEHNIVELGAEGRLVSMQMEELISDEDDIFYLIKDYCLSVDDHTHISIREQLSALPEESLDPYTVCRILGFGVTANSIDIPVVPRGYRLLTHIPRLPMAVVENLVARFKTLHHIYNASIAELDDVEGIGEVRAKSIKDGLKRLREQAVLDRQI
- the radA gene encoding DNA repair protein RadA → MSKRKTAFCCQECGYDSPKWLGRCPGCGAWNSMVEEVVKIETGRSGLTLGLSDGQNPVPIAEVAIEDMPRFETGSGELDRVLGGGIIPGSMVLIVGDPGVGKSSLTLKNCAHIAKARGKVLYVTGEESVRQVRLRADRLDALHENLYVLSETNLEVIEQQAVKMKPELLVIDSIQTVFRPELQSAPGSVSQVRESAVQLLRLAKNNAIATFVVGHVTKDGALAGPRVLEHIVDTVLYFEGDRNAQFRVLRAVKNRFGSTNEIGLFEMRGEGLVDVPDASKLFLSERPMDVPGSVVIPTVEGTRPLLVEIQALVSDSPFMPPRRTADYVDIKRIQLLLAVLEKRVGLMLGTSDVYVKIAGGIKVDEPAVDLGLTLALASSFRDRQTMEGTVIFGEVGLAGEVRAVSQAESRIREAAKMGFKRVILPRGNLKNLPKIHSIELIGVETVVEALDVGLQ
- the clpC gene encoding ATP-dependent Clp protease ATP-binding subunit ClpC, with amino-acid sequence MYNRFTGRAIKVLELAQLEAKRLSHGYVGTEHLLLGLVSEGEGLAAKALATMNINLTAVRAQTEALIGRGDSVGSEAGYTPRAKQVMELAVDEAKILGHNYIGTEHILLGLIREGEGVAGRVLASLGADLNGVRQVVIEMLGGFNNSGAAPQPKPNMRPESNQANTPNLNEFGRDLNSLAKEGKIDPVVGRDNEIDRVIQILSRRTKNNPVLIGEPGVGKTAIAEGLAQRIVQGGVPEVLRSKRVVSLSMASMVAGSKYRGEFEERLKKVMEEIRAAGNVILFIDEMHTLIGAGAAEGAIDAANILKPALARGELQAIGATTLNEYKKYIEKDAALERRFQPIVVGEPSVEDAVIILKGIRDKYEAFHRAQITDEAIDAAVKLSHRYISDRFLPDKAIDLMDEAASRVRLQSFSAPTDVQETEKKLEKLRAEKEAAITAQEYERAAQLRDEEGRLKSELENKQKEWRERQSGRSVVTAEDIAHVVASWTGIPVKKMTEGEAERLLKLEDILHDRLIGQDDAVKAVSRAVRRARAGLKDPKRPIGSFIFLGPTGVGKTELARALAAALFGDETAMIRLDMSEYMEKHTVSRLVGAPPGYVGYEEGGQLTDAIRRKPYAVILLDEIEKAHYDVFNILLQVLEDGRLTDSQGRTVDFKNTVIIMTSNVGAKHLKQDTGTMGFLTESRASDTEQNAKSRVLDEVKRTFRPEFLNRVDELIVFSSLTDKELIKIVDIMLEDVTKRLNDTDITLEVTEKAKGELLKEGRDYAYGARPLRRAIQKLVEDEIAEMMLRSEAVAGTTILVDADEEGKLNFSKKENEASPVQEIK
- the mcsB gene encoding protein-arginine kinase, yielding MGFEYLLDQPLTPWMNSKGQDGDIVLSSRIRLARNLCEVPFPNRADAGQLAQVEEKMQGLVEELLQHTENEYLFVELDKLSQLERNVLVEKHIISPNHASLPENRALLVSGDATASIMINEEDHLRIQCIYPGLNLDEALVLAHQIDDTLEEKLDIAFNEQMGYLTACPTNLGTGLRASVMMHLPGLVFTRQINRIVNAATQLGLAVRGFYGEGTETAGNIFQISNQLTLGFSEQEIIDNLSSAVKQIINHERSARQALYKHSPDALTDKVWRAYGLLRYARSISGQEALALLSEVRLGVDLNIIDEIEPESFNQLVVTTRPNYLQKLLGNDDLSQTELNRFRAQLIRETLENTNEPTSEEGQ